The genomic region ACCAATCCGAGGCTTTTGCATCCGCGATGAGTGGCAAGAACACACCAAAAGACGAGTTTGCCGCTTCCGATGCACAGGAAGAGTCGTTCCAGCTCTCTGCGGAGCCTGCCGGAGAGGGTTATTCGGCGGCGGCGGAAGTTGGCGCGGTGCGCAAGCGCCGCACCCGGCTGGAGCGCATCTGGATCGAGTTGAAAAAGGCACCGCTCACCGCCTGGTTCGGCTTGATCGTTATCTTCATCTACTGTTTCGTGGCCCTGTTTGCACCGATCATCGCGCCTTATGGAGAGGCAGCGGTATTCCCGGTTCCCTATGCGCCATGGGGCAGCGAACATGTGTTCGGCACCGATCAGATTGGCCGTGACGTATTCTCCCGGCTGATCTACGGCGCCCGCAACACGATGGGTATTGCGCTCGTCACCACCTTTCTTTCGTTCCTGATTGGCGGCGGGCTCGGTCTGATGGCTGCGATCAACCGTTCCTGGCTCGATCAGTTGATCAGCCGGGCAGTTGACGTTCTCATGGCCATTCCCAGCCTGATTTTCGCCCTGATGCTGCTGTCGATCTTTGGCTCCACGGTCTGGAGCCTGATCGGCAT from Salaquimonas pukyongi harbors:
- a CDS encoding ABC transporter permease yields the protein MSGKNTPKDEFAASDAQEESFQLSAEPAGEGYSAAAEVGAVRKRRTRLERIWIELKKAPLTAWFGLIVIFIYCFVALFAPIIAPYGEAAVFPVPYAPWGSEHVFGTDQIGRDVFSRLIYGARNTMGIALVTTFLSFLIGGGLGLMAAINRSWLDQLISRAVDVLMAIPSLIFALMLLSIFGSTVWSLIGIIAVLDSTRVFRLTRSVAVNVVVMDYVEAARLRGEGLGWVMRREILPNIMPPLVAEFGLRFCFVFLTIAALSFLGVGIQPPTADWGSMVRDNASLIQFAQYDMTAALTPLLPAAAIALLTIAVNFVVDWFLHKTSGLRDDH